In Pyrus communis chromosome 1, drPyrComm1.1, whole genome shotgun sequence, the following are encoded in one genomic region:
- the LOC137709054 gene encoding auxin-responsive protein IAA9-like, with protein sequence MSPPLLGVGEEEGQSDVTFVSSSGSMESVCQNSLELKERNYMGLSDCSSVGSSKVSTASDGSKSSLNLKATELRLGLPGSQSPERDSDLRVITTQLDEKPLFLLHPLKDGHYSSSQKIVVSGNKRGFSDAMDEFSEGKYANSEVNLLLSPRPSPNLGLKSGSTLENLGTHPPKTKEVAPAKVLQERPHAVNDTRPNHTGNSTSSAPASKAQVVGWPPIRSFRKNSLATTSKNTEEVDGKSNPGALFVKVSLDGAPYLRKVDLKNYSAYQELSSALEKMFSCFTIGQYGSHGTPGREISESKLKDLLHGSEYVLTYEDKDGDWMLVGDVPWDMFTDTCKRMRIMKSSDAIGLAPRAMEKCRNRN encoded by the exons ATGTCACCGCCACTGCTTGGTGTTGGTGAGGAGGAGGGTCAGAGCGATGTTACATTTGTTTCTTCTTCGGGTTCTATGGAGAGTGTATGCCAAAACAGCTTGGAATTGAAGGAGCGAAATTACATGGGATTATCTGATTGTTCTTCTGTAGGCAGTTCAAAGGTCTCTACTGCCTCTGATGGAAGTAAAAGTAGTCTGAATTTGAAGGCCACAGAACTTAGACTCGGGCTTCCTGGATCCCAGTCTCCCGAGAGAGACTCAGATTTGAGGGTAATCACCACTCAACTTGATGAGAAGCCCCTATTCCTGCTGCATCCTTTAAAGGATGGCCACTATTCTTCATCGCAGAAAATAGTTGTTTCGGGAAACAAGAGAGGTTTCTCCGATGCTATGGATGAGTTCTCAGAG GGGAAATATGCTAATTCAGAGGTAAACCTGTTGCTGTCACCCAGACCTTCTCCAAACTTGGGACTGAAATCTGGTTCTACACTTGAGAACCTTGGGACTCATCCACCCAAAACAAAAGAGGTGGCACCAGCAAAGGTTTTACAAGAGAGGCCTCATGCTGTCAATGATACCAGACCAAATCATACCGGAAATAGTACTAGCAGTGCGCCTGCTTCCAA GGCGCAGGTTGTGGGTTGGCCACCTATAAGATCATTTAGGAAGAACTCATTGGCCACTACATCAAAAAACACTGAGGAAGTAGATGGAAAATCAAACCCTGGTGCTCTGTTCGTCAAGGTCAGCTTGGATGGTGCACCTTATTTGAGGAAAGTAGATTTGAAAAATTACTCTGCATACCAGGAACTTTCTTCTGCTCTTGAAAAGATGTTCAGCTGTTTTACCATAG GTCAATATGGATCTCATGGAACTCCGGGCAGAGAGATTAGCGAAAGCAAGCTGAAAGATCTGCTTCATGGCTCAGAATATGTTCTAACTTACGAGGACAAAGATGGTGACTGGATGCTTGTGGGCGATGTTCCTTGGGA CATGTTTACTGATACCTGCAAAAGGATGAGGATTATGAAGAGCTCAGATGCCATCGGCCTAG CTCCGAGGGCCATGGAGAAGTGCAGGAACAGGAACTAG
- the LOC137727527 gene encoding E3 ubiquitin-protein ligase WAV3-like has protein sequence MGAGWRQHFCTTIPRDPAEESTLSEKISPSPSPTPRSCTRLGFFSGGSNPTTSRLQTQVGDHEHPRKLECKNSTPNSIRTSFLSSSNPTSPRSPFKLSLFRNSFKFRSRCGICLNSVKTGQGTAIYTAECSHSFHFPCIATHVRSHGNLVCPVCNSTWKDAPLLAIHQNLNNNNNNAAQNDVIRSQTTPKQKPKSKPAEADKKIVMESTSSPRASSKPLYDDDESLLSPTSRIIPIPEADDEEAEDEAVADPKTDDVQEFQGFFVNPNSSSSDAQTNCRVFKTNNNIQVRILPESALLCSGRGSDAYVVALRVKAPPPPILNPSHRAPIDLVTVLDVSGSMTGAKLQMLKRAMRLVISSLGSNDRLSIIAFSASTKRLLSLKRMTAHGQRLARRVVDRLACGQGSSVGDALRKATKVLDDRREKNPVASVMLLSDGHDERVKTSGNHRQISSQVSSIRFAHIEIPVHDFGFRETGGVGQKPAEDAFAKCVGGIVSMVVQDLRIQLGFDSGSAPAEISAIYSCNGGPAMHGSASVRLGDLYAEEERELLVELRVPRASGARGPRTVISVRCLYKDPATQEIVYGRKQALLVPLADAVGSSSCPKSERLRGLFITTRAVAESRRLVEHNDYSNAHHLLASARALLMKSGSVSTDEYVRVLEAELSELHCRRQHKIMEEEQQMMMIQRWRGGGEKDAAVTAVLDENEEPLTPTSAWRAAEKLAKVAMMKKSLNRVGDLHGFENAGF, from the exons ATGGGAGCTGGTTGGAGGCAACATTTCTGCACTACAATCCCTCGAGATCCAGCCGAAGAATCCACACTCTCTGAAAAGATAAGTCCCAGCCCAAGTCCCACTCCCAGAAGCTGTACCAGGCTCGGTTTCTTCTCCGGTGGCAGCAATCCTACTACCTCGAGGTTGCAAACCCAGGTTGGCGACCATGAACATCCCCGAAAACTTGAGTGCAAAAACAGTACTCCAAACAGTATTAGAACGTCGTTTCTCTCGAGCTCCAACCCAACTTCTCCTCGATCACCTTTCAAGCTCTCCCTCTTCCGAAACAGCTTCAAATTTCGG AGCAGATGTGGGATATGCTTGAACAGCGTCAAAACCGGCCAAGGCACCGCCATTTACACGGCGGAGTGCAGCCACTCCTTTCACTTCCCTTGCATTGCTACCCATGTCCGCAGCCATGGCAACCTCGTCTGCCCCGTCTGCAACTCCACCTGGAAAGACGCCCCTCTCCTCGCCATCCACCAAaacctcaacaacaacaacaacaacgccGCCCAGAACGACGTCATCCGAAGCCAAACCACCCCAAAGCAGAAACCCAAATCCAAGCCCGCCGAGGCCGACAAAAAGATAGTAATGGAGTCCACATCATCACCGAGAGCCTCGTCGAAGCCATTGTACGACGACGACGAGTCTCTTCTCTCTCCGACGTCTCGGATCATCCCCATCCCAGAAGCCGACGACGAGGAGGCAGAAGACGAGGCCGTTGCAGACCCCAAGACCGACGACGTCCAAGAGTTCCAGGGTTTTTTCGTCAATCCCAACTCTTCATCTTCCGATGCCCAGACCAACTGCAGAGTTTTTAAAACCAATAATAATATTCAGGTGCGGATTTTGCCCGAATCCGCTTTGCTCTGTTCGGGTCGGGGCTCCGACGCTTACGTCGTGGCGTTGCGGGTCAAGGCACCACCGCCGCCGATTTTAAACCCGTCGCATCGCGCGCCGATCGATTTGGTAACGGTGCTCGACGTCAGCGGAAGCATGACCGGCGCGAAGCTCCAGATGTTGAAACGCGCCATGCGTTTGGTCATTTCATCGCTCGGCTCCAACGACCGGCTTTCGATAATCGCTTTTTCCGCTTCGACGAAACGGTTGTTGTCGTTAAAGAGAATGACGGCTCATGGTCAACGTTTGGCTAGAAGGGTCGTTGACCGGCTTGCATGCGGCCAAGGTTCGAGTGTGGGTGACGCCTTGAGGAAGGCGACTAAGGTGCTTGATGATCGGAGGGAGAAGAATCCAGTGGCCAGTGTCATGCTCTTATCCGACGGTCATGATGAGAGGGTGAAAACATCGGGCAATCATCGTCAAATTTCAAGCCAAGTATCGTCCATCCGGTTCGCTCACATTGAAATCCCGGTTCATGATTTCGGGTTCCGCGAAACCGGCGGCGTTGGCCAGAAGCCGGCTGAGGACGCCTTCGCCAAATGCGTTGGTGGAATAGTGAGTATGGTGGTGCAGGACTTGAGAATTCAGCTGGGCTTCGATTCCGGCTCGGCTCCCGCGGAGATATCCGCTATATATTCGTGCAATGGTGGGCCAGCAATGCACGGCTCAGCTTCTGTTCGGCTCGGCGACTTATACGCTGAGGAGGAGAGGGAGCTTCTTGTGGAGTTGCGAGTTCCACGAGCTTCTGGAGCTCGTGGACCCCGAACTGTAATATCCGTCCGGTGTCTCTACAAGGATCCTGCTACTCAGGAGATAGTGTATGGCAGAAAACAGGCACTGTTAGTACCTCTCGCGGATGCCGTGGGATCTTCGTCGTGTCCGAAGAGTGAACGGTTGAGAGGGCTGTTTATTACAACCCGCGCCGTAGCCGAGTCACGGAGATTGGTTGAGCACAATGACTACTCTAATGCGCATCATTTGCTTGCGTCGGCTCGGGCTCTGCTCATGAAGTCCGGCTCAGTATCGACTGACGAGTACGTGCGCGTCTTGGAAGCTGAGCTGTCAGAGCTGCATTGCAGAAGACAGCACAAGATCATGGAGGAGGAGCAGCAGATGATGATGATCCAACGGTGGAGAGGCGGTGGTGAAAAGGACGCGGCGGTGACAgcggttttggatgaaaatgaGGAGCCCCTCACTCCGACTTCGGCTTGGAGAGCGGCTGAGAAGCTGGCTAAGGTGGCCATGATGAAGAAATCGCTGAATAGAGTTGGCGACTTGCACGGCTTTGAAAATGCTGGGTTTTAA